One Methanocella sp. DNA window includes the following coding sequences:
- a CDS encoding MGMT family protein, with protein sequence MKDYLYSDYLGLYVTVEFEGNTIKSLEMTSKKPGFKPTGSKVIRSLAAYFKNGKGDFSGYELGLEGMTPFQRSVLQTIFKIPAGETMTYAEVAEAAGKPGAARAVGNVMACNPIPLILPCHRVVASNGLGGFTGGLEVKRKLLKLEGAL encoded by the coding sequence GAAGGACTATCTCTATTCCGATTATCTGGGGCTGTATGTGACCGTTGAGTTCGAAGGTAACACGATAAAAAGCCTGGAAATGACCTCGAAAAAACCGGGCTTTAAGCCTACAGGCTCAAAGGTCATTCGCTCCCTCGCAGCATATTTTAAGAATGGCAAAGGCGACTTCTCCGGCTATGAGCTCGGCCTGGAAGGCATGACGCCGTTCCAGCGCTCCGTACTCCAGACAATTTTTAAAATACCGGCCGGCGAGACCATGACCTACGCCGAGGTGGCGGAGGCCGCGGGAAAGCCAGGCGCTGCCCGGGCCGTCGGCAACGTCATGGCCTGCAATCCTATCCCGCTTATATTGCCCTGCCACCGTGTCGTTGCGTCCAACGGCCTCGGCGGATTCACCGGGGGCCTTGAAGTCAAGCGCAAGCTGCTTAAGCTCGAAGGCGCCCTCTGA